The Pleuronectes platessa chromosome 11, fPlePla1.1, whole genome shotgun sequence DNA segment GGCTTCTTATGTAATGGAGCCTCTTGGAGTGAGTCATGATAAACCTGGTGATGTCACATAATCTGTCAATTTAAAGTTGAAGGGGTGCTTACTCCAATTGGGAACTTATTATAAATTGAGCATTTATCTtaaaagatgaagataaaaaaagtTGAGAGCTAAAGACAACTCAACCTTCTCTAAACTAGAATTATTGCCATGTATCCAgattctaatcagttcatcttggagtccaagtgaatgtttgtaatAAATGTGAAGAGATTCCATGTATGTGCTCCTCAGATGTTGCATTCAACAACATTTTTGCAGATTTTGCAAGGCCGCAGTGAGTGTGTCATATAAGGTGCGCTGCATATCGAAGTGCTGTAAAATGggtgtacagtgccttgcataagtattcaccccccttggactttttccccattatgtactgttactaactggaattcaaatagacttaaataaactttttcccgtttgatcaacaaaacatgcatagtactttggaggtgcaaaatacattttattgtgacacaaacaataatgagaacaaaaaagttgacatctgttgggtgcataagtattcacccccctgtgtcaatacttggtagaaccccctttcgctgcaattacagctgcaagtcttttggggtatgtctctaccagctttgcacatctagagatggaaaggtttgtccattcttcttggcaaaaaagatgaagctcagtcagattggatggagaccgtctgtgaaccgcaatcttcaagtcttgccatagattctctattggattgaggtctgggctttgactgggccattttaagacattaacattctttaatccaaaccattcctttgtagctctggctgtatgtttagggtcattgtcctgctggaagatgaacctccgccccagtctcaagtcttttgcagactgcatcaggttttcttcaaggatttccctgtatttggctccatccatctttccctctattctgaccagtttccctgtacctgctgaagagaagcatccccacagcatgatgctaccaccaccatgtttcactgttgggatggtgtgcccagggtgatgggcagtgttgggttttcgccacacatagcgttttgcattgaggccaaaaagttcaattttggtctcatctgaccagagcaccttcttccacatgtttgctgtgtctcccacatggcttctggcaaactccaaacgggattttttatggatccctttcaacaatggctttcttcttgccactcttccataaaggccagatttgtggagtagacgactaatagttgtcctgtggacagattctcccacctcagctgtggatctcggcaactcctccagagtaaccatgggcctcctggttgcttctctgattaattttctccttgtccgagtcttcagtttgggtggacggcctcctcttggtaggtttgcggttgtgccatattctttccattttcttatgatggatttgatggtgctcagagagatgttcaaagctctggatatttttttataacctaaccctgcttcatatttctccacaactttatccctgacctgtttggtgagctccttggtcttcatgatgctgtttgttcagtaatgatctccaacaaactctgagtccgtcacagaacaggtgtatttatactgagattaaattgcagacaggtggaccctatttactaattatgtgacttgcaaatgtgacttgtgaatgcaattggtcgcaccagatctttgttaggggtttcacagtaaagggggtgaatacatatgcactcaacacttttcagatttttatttgtaaataattgtgaaatccatgtaatatttccccccacttccaaataaTGCaccattttgtgttggtccattacataaactcacgatgaaataaattttaatctgtggttataccatgacaaaatgtagaaaagtccaaagggggtgaatacttatgcaaggcactgtatgtcacTTGTACTGTGAAGCGCTTTTTGTGGTTCATAAGTCTGGAAAAGCGCTAAACAAAAATGCATCTGCGAGGAAAAAAATTtaggaaattccctcaaggtgtggagatatcgtgttcacaagaatgagaGAAGGACggaaagacaacacaaaaatacaatGCCTCTGGCCAACTGGCTGTGagagacatttaaatgaaaagatgtgtTCACAATAACACTAGACAGAGTGCCAATAAGAAGTTTATTTCAATTCAGtcaatattgttaaaaaaaaaaaagccatgacATAGCTCGGATGTTTTGTCTTCGTACAACTTCAAAACACACGTTGTAATGAAATGTtctctgaaagaaagaaaaaaaaacctccctGCAAAACATCGGCAGAGAGAAAACGAGTAAGGCAAAGAGGAGATGGGTTAGTCTGGAATTAAAAAATCCAAGCAGGTGACGTTTTCCATCAAAGTCCCGATGACGTGTATAAAATGTACACGTGGAAATCTGagcaatcaaaacaaaaattatttacacatctttttctttttctctctatcaAATTTGTTTCATAACAAAAACATGGCAAACGGGAGAAAGCAAAAGAACAAacatgttttgctttttttccgCACTAGAGCACTTTTGGAGCTACTGTATGATAACGTACATTTACTACCTGAAGAGATCGATCTACATActgaagagaaagtgaaagtcAATCAAATACACAGTATGTCATTGCTACCCTCTCCttgatttgttttgctttttaaatcataaatatcTTTAGTGTTGCCTTTCCTGGCACCTGGCCACACATTAGCGTTCTTCACTCTggtgaaacagacagagagagagagggattgtGGTTTCTTCCTTCTTTTGACTTCTAGTTTTTCTAGCTGTCATTCTATCCACAGTGAGACAGGAATAATGTGCCCGTTTTTGGTCTGCAATGTGTGATACACTCACTTACTGTAGCGGTAAAGGTATGCTAGCGTCACTTTCTATGGCAATGtggtgataataaaaaaaaaaggccaggCTGGACTATCTATACACCTTTGAACAAGTCTGTAAGCTACatagtttatatttttttaaacctcaggttgtatttttcctgagttgctTCTGCAGCTGTTACAGGAAACTTCCTACAATTCTACTGAGCCGAGCTACAAGACATTTGCCCATTTGAGGCAATAAGGAAATCAGAGCATGAAAACCAGGTAGCTTTACCTGTGcttacaattatttattttgaaacaagctcaacaataaaataaagcatCTCTTCCTTGATATGTCAACCACTCAGGTTTGGATTCCCTTCAACTTAAACCTGTCAAATACTtgagcaacaaaaacaaaaaaaaaagcttcaacACTGTTTACAACGCCTCTTAATAAGCCaaaagaaaggaaacaaaaataaacagcttCTCAGTGTTTCATTCTTATACCAAACCTAGAAAAAGAGCATCTTCAatattaaacaaacagaaaaacaaacaacggCTTGTGAACTTTCCCCatcaacacagagagaaggtcagCTTGAAGGTCACTtatcagggagtgtgtgtgatgaggcTCCCGACATCGATAAGCACTCATACACATCTGGGCTGCTCTCTTCCGGTGGAAAACATTGGAACAACTCTGACCTTTGCAGTACCGAATAAAGAGATCATCAAAATCTGAGGGGAAGGCAGAGAGGCGGAGCGACAGAGATGAAGGGTTCATAAATTCGCTATgaatgaagaagagaaggaaaagaagtcCAGagttcgtttttttttctttcccgtGAATGAGCACATCAGTCCCGGTGCAGGGGAGTGTGAAGAGGATGGTGGTTACTGGGCtttggagggagggaaggaggagggcaGGACACACAGGCTCATTTCACCAGCCTCTTGGCTACGTCTCCGTAGGCAATCTCGATCTCCTTGTCGCTGGGGCAGGTGTTGGTGAACTCCTCGCGGGTGTAGGCGATGTTCAGATACTTCCAGATGGCCGTCATCTCTTTGGGAATGTCGAAGCCTCTGTACTTCTGGGCCACCACCTGCAGGGAAAGTAAGGTGTCATAAGCCTTGAATGGAATAAAGTAATATTGAACCATAAAGCTCACAAATTAAACTACGtactcttttgtttgtttttttactcagGTGTgtattcagttcatttcatacaATGTGATAAatccttttatttcttttcattagTTTGGAGCTcatttaaaatccaaaaataatcTGTCAAATAATTGCACTTTTTACCAACAAAAACCTGCTTTGAAAATTTGTGTAAACAGCAAATTGTTCTCTAtactttactcttttttttactAATGTTTACCCTTGCTTCCCTAGAAATaacttattattttaaaaactaCAACTAATGTaggattatttgtattaattcatGAAAAATGATACCATAATTTACATTATAAAGCTGTAGAAATAAGTTTGAAAAGACTAATGACTGTAATAATAACAGCTGCTAACTGCAACTTTCAAATCTCCAACAGTTTCGGTTAAACATTTTACCTTTGAGATGTTTGAACAATCAGTTTAAACAAGagaattaaatatatttgcgtTAATTTGAAGGTTACCAATTTAATTGTTGACGTCACTTATCGCAAAGAACCTAATAATTCAAAAgttcaaaaatattttcattaaaaacaaaattccaAACCTGCTAAACTAAAACTCTTTAGATTTTGGAtgataaagaggaaaaagatgacaacattttttatttttctgataaTGTAAATAATTTCCTTACATTGTGTTGCGGGAGATAACTGGCAGATTAATTAATAATGGGAATCACCATTAGCACAGATTGGTAGCAGcatcatcattttttttacctataaGTGTATCTCGGGTTCATTGTGAGAATAGCAGAGATTTCACCAAACTAATCTGTTTGACGGGTACATGGGTGTTTTCGCTTATTCTGGCTCATTAGATCTAAAGGTGGGTGGAGCTACACTGAGACAATTATTCACCAAGtgtaaaacaacacacattCTTTTAAGATCCTGATTATACAGTTAAAAGTGTGTCCTCCCTCACCTTCACTATGTGCAGCTTTGGCAGCAGGTTGCAGTCGGCCAGAGTCATTTCATCGCCGTCCAAGAACTTGCGGCTGGAGACCTTGATGTCCTCGATGCTGTTGTGGTCGATCTCATCGGGCAGTGGTGATCGGAGGTACTCATCCAGCTTCTGCAGCATCTTCATTACCCCGCGCTCCAGAGCTGCACCACAAAAGATGTTAagatattatttaaaaacaacaataaactaATTTGAATCTAATTATATGTTCAGGATGAGCAGATCATCGACTTCTGTCAGCGTTGGCTTTTCCTGAGGCATCTTCCCCAGCTGCTTCAGCTATTTGCTGAGCAACCACATGGGGGCAGCATTTCACCACATATTTGACATGAAGAGACATGGCTGTAACATCAGCAACTGTTCGAGCTGACCCAACCCATTACAACAGCTGTGGAATACAAGAGCACTGTTATAAATACAAACTCTGAGAAGCTTGTTCCTGACCACACAGTTGCATTGGTCTGATTAGACAGATTTTCTGCTTTAtcttatctatccatctataaaTTGATCATTAATACTTTACTCTGCTgttgaaaaatatgaaatgaatgTAACTCTGTGCTCGATTCAGTTGTCCACAGGCAGACGGGACCTGTTGCTTTATCACTGAAACATGAGATTCGGCCTCCAACTGTTGACATAGCGTTGTCTTTCACATCCAGCTGCTCGTGGTTCAATATTTTCTCAGGGTGGAGAACAGCCAATGACAACATGATAACAAATCTTGGTGGTTTGTGAAGATTATTCACATCTTTCGCAGGAAGTTATTTCACAAATGGTTTCACGCAGGATTCTCAAAGTCAATAGtgtacatatttttcttattgttcCAATAATCTCATCTGTAATTTCATGGTACAGCTTTTCTCTTTGACAGCAGGGTGTGTAAATCAAGAACTGGAGAGATGAGATTGTTAAGAGGTTGCTATGGTCCGTTCTCAGGACAGCTGCTCTGTTGTTTTCTGGAAAGCTCCgccaggtgagagagagagcgtgaggacaggaggaggaagcagaacaAAGGCTTTGTGTTACTGAGTGAGGCTCTAATCCACCAATCAGGGCAGGGCTACCAATGTCACCTAGCAACCAATAACTCCGTGAACAATGGGAAGGTTCCTGGATCCACTCTCTTTactctacgtgtgtgtgtgtatgtgtgtttgtgtgtcacaaaCAGATGTAGGCAACTTACCCTCATTTGCATCTGGCTTTGAGTTCTTGATGTAAGCTGAAAACTTGGCAAAGATGTCCATACCAGCTGTGTTCGACTCAGGGTGTCTTGCACTAAGCTTGATGTAccttcatacaaacacacgtTCAGTACAAGTAAACATAAAAGTCAACAAATATGAAGAATATGAGGTTACTGTGCATTATTGTCATTCTTTGTTTAGTCAATAACAGCAGTGcaatttactttttaaatcaatccCACGCACATCGAACCTACTGTAAATATTCACCAAATCCCTAAATGTGGATTAATCCACTTCTGAAAATAGTCCACAACCAATTCAAGTTGTGTGCACCAATCatactataaataaataaaaactataataaGACTTCAAAATCCTTTAACAAAGCTCTGAAAGGTTGGACTAAATGTATTTCTGATCTACTGCTACGTTaagagggcccccccccccgatcgtctgtgatgagtctgtcCTCAGAGTCAATACTGAACATGGAGACAGGGAAATACTTATCTTATCTATATCGATTCCAATTTATCATATCTGCCTGAGCAAGTACTTTCCTGTTTGCAACTGGCTTTTAATAAATCATATGACGACAACTTTCTTACACGGCACTGTTACTTTCACTATTctctacatacattttttttattatcatatgTTGTTTTACAAATTATATAAACCgttatattttgtttaaaatacTTTGAATAGCCTTGTTGGTGATGTACTGAACAAATTATATTGCCTTGTCCATGTcttcaggaggaagaaaaggcCTTGGGCTGAAAGCTACAGAGGAAACTAACAAAGTATGATGACATAGacaaattgttgttgtttgttttggtctTCTCATCTCGTTTGTTGATAAGCTACCGCTCACAGGACAGAACTGCACTGTGTGTTTGGAATATAGGTGTGGCAGGCTGTTTACACAGGGATGAGAAAGCACTCACTTGGGTGGACAGAGGACATCCTCCAGGAACTCCTCAATCTTGTTGATGTCCGTTTTGACCTCGCCGTTGTAGGTGATGAAGGGCGGGTGTGTGCCGGGGGCCAGATTCTGGAGGTCTGCTGGCTTcctggatgacagataatgggGCATCGTCAGTGGACTGAAGCTAGCAGAATCAAGCACGGCgtgtaaacaacaaaaaaatctcCTTAAAAACTGACAGAGTTTGTGATAAAAGGTTGTAAATGAAACAAGATTCATAATTGGTTGAATTTATTCTGGTGTAAATACATGAGaacattatgtatttattcaattttGATGGTTCAAGTAACAGAGTTGCTCTGTGACAGCCTGCTGCACTTCAAACAACTTTTCTTGACCGAATCAGCCCTCCTCTTTATCCATTTACAGCTGCTATGTCTTCAACCGTGCATGTGTGGGTTTGTCTGTCTCCacgagtgtgattgtgtgtccctttctctctctgcagccttCGAACCAGCACATTTTGTACCAGATGTCTCTGGCAGGCagatgacactgacacacaaaaactaaaatgagcATGTGTTGAGTAGAGTGGTGTGAACACAAATCCACAGAACCCAGATGCTTATAAAGACAACATAACACGTCAGATGGGTGTGCGCCAGCTGACAGTGTGAATCCTTTGTTGTTCTCTTATAATTAGCCACAAAATCGAGGTCTGTGTTGTGGCAGTGGGTATAAATGTGGGCGTGTTTTGGGACAGGCCATCTGAGGGCAAAACAAGAAAAGGGAAATGACTTCATGTCTATGGCATGTGAAAGGGGAAGTGGCTCCCCTCACCCTCTGATATCACTGAGGAGTGGGTAAGAATCTTCCTCGAGGCTTTCATCACAGAGACAAATATTAATACGACTGCCCTGAGCCAACAGAAGACAAACTCGGGAGATACAAAAAATATCTCAGTTCAGGGACATGAAGTGTGACATTCACTTCCTTCTGCAGGTGTGACAACAAGAAGTGTCCTTCATTTCAAACACGCCAATTAAAAGAGTCATAAATACAGCAAACACACGCCTCCTTATGCAACACTCGTTTTATGTTGACTAAAGACTGAAAAAGCTGAACAACATGTTCACCTTCTTTAGTCTTTATGGGGAaacaaaaagctgttttttGCCTCTAGAggggaataaaaacaaagtagTTAAGTTTTCCCCTTAGCTGAACAAAGGCTTGTTTGAGGCGCAAGGGGTAAACTGACACTGCTAAGTGGGCGGACATCCCCCATTGCCTTGAACAGGATATCAGCACACTCTGTTTCGTGTCACACAGCCACAGGTAAAATAGATGCAAATGTGTCCAAACCTTTGCTCTCATCTTGAGCATGCACTAACACTAAACTAATAAATAAGCATATTAGCACTGCTTTCCTCCATTTAGTTGTATAAAGAGGGCACATTTGTCTTGGacatcatttgtttatttttagcaTGCAGTGATCTACATGTGTCACAGGAGGAGCCTCTggtataaaatgtcagaaatattGATTCTCTGAGTCAAACATACATGAGGAAGAAAAACCATAGAAACCAGACATCCATCTGACCAACAGCCTTGGCTGAACATAATCTGGAACTCGCCCGTCCTGGCTTAGCATGTGGAAAAACATTGAGGAGACCATTTAGATGAATCACACAGACAGAACATGGTGGGGTTCATTTTAATGAACTTTGTTGGGGCTGGAATCCACATATGAAAGCACGTTCCCCAGCAGCTGGGAGGAAAAATGCAGAGGATCACAGGGTTTTCTGATTCCAGGCATGAAAAATAACATGTTGCCGACCAAAATCTAGGCAGGAAGCGAGCAGAGCGAAGAACCTCAAATAGCCCCTccagagtctgtgtgtttgttttctctgactCTCTCCATCCTGGGAAAGGGTCATGGGAAAACCAAATAAGTAGCCGGGAAGCCGAGGAGCCGAGTGTGTCGAGCGGTGGGGTGCGATCAAAGTGTTACGGAGCTGTTGAGCCTTCCATGGAAATGCCCAAAAAATGGGTATGAGGCTATCATACAGAGTAAACTCTAATTTATTCTGCCTCTACGTATGAAATGACATATGTTTACAAATGATATAACCTCAATTTCCCCACATATTTCCATGGATCAATTACTTCACTACTACAGATTTTAAGCAAAACATCCACTGGACGGCAGCACAGAGTTGAGGGGTTGTGACAACAACAAATATGGCAACCACCTAACAAAGGCATAGTGCAGACAGATGGCTCTGTACGTTTCTGTATACGTATCTTATGTTGGGCATAAATGAACAAGAGGAATAAGATAAgaccaggaggaagagggacaAGACTCACCTCTTGAGATCTACTGTGGTGACATTGAAGACGACTCCTTTCAGCCACAGGATCATGAAGAGCCTCTGGGAGAAGGGGCAGTTCCCGATGCTCTCTCCATCACTTCCCGCCttaaataaatagaaactaTCGTTAGAATAGGAGATCAATGTCATAGGTATCATTCTGAAGAATCAGCGAGTACACAAACCAAGACGTACTGGGTTTAATGattacacacataaaaacactagGCAATAGACAAAGATCTTAAAAAACATCTGTAACAAGTTTCGACTGATAGCACTTGGCTCATAACTTGGGCTGAAACTGAAGAAAGGGTCCTGATTATCTGTGGTGAAAATCACATCTCTGTTGCACAACCTTTATGGCCCTGGGGGCGTTTTACTGCCTTCACCCAGAGGAGGGCCCATTTCAGACAATCACTCTTTCATACACATCAAGGGCGGCCCCTGAAAACACTTTAGTAGAAGGGAAAAGACTATATGAGGACCATCCTCTTGTCTCAGCTGCTCCGGCAGACTTCCCCTCCATTAATCTGCCAAACTGATGTCTAATAAGAGTAAGAGGAACCTTCTGGAGTGGCGGAGTGACTAAGATGGCctcttgtttccttttttgctTGACTGCACAAAGACAAGAAAGAGTGCCGGTGGTGGTGGGACTGAGAGCCATGGGAGCGGCGTGTGCCCTCCTGATTTATGACCAAAGCCATAAGCAACAGACAGGACTCAGATTTGAGATGAGATTTCATTTTAGCATTAAAATCAGAATTGTAACTGAATTATTTTTTGGATGGCTGAAATTCTGACAGGATCAGAGCAGCAATAGCA contains these protein-coding regions:
- the clic4 gene encoding chloride intracellular channel protein 4, which produces MSLSVPQNGVKADNEPVIELFVKAGSDGESIGNCPFSQRLFMILWLKGVVFNVTTVDLKRKPADLQNLAPGTHPPFITYNGEVKTDINKIEEFLEDVLCPPKYIKLSARHPESNTAGMDIFAKFSAYIKNSKPDANEALERGVMKMLQKLDEYLRSPLPDEIDHNSIEDIKVSSRKFLDGDEMTLADCNLLPKLHIVKVVAQKYRGFDIPKEMTAIWKYLNIAYTREEFTNTCPSDKEIEIAYGDVAKRLVK